In Candidatus Rokuibacteriota bacterium, a genomic segment contains:
- a CDS encoding kelch repeat-containing protein — MTYDSINRRVVQMAGSGGSYMNDVWWYDAAGDLWTQIEPNFSNAQIVDFVPPCPRDEMAIEYDPVNQLYWMFGGSGFACVGPIRTAGSGTTTTTLVDSTLTATAADAYKDWSVQGVDAYNTFAYVSAYDPVSKTLTLATPFAGLAPGGRYNLFPQRGGGGTWYYSPVTHTWGSLTGPHWGYSGQSPGSRLSPSMAYSSLDQALVMFGGQGANDTWALDVLTKTWVQQIPGGSPGSPAGRAQITNAMVYDSTNDVFILFGGCLCSGNGGSSAGDTWAYRLSTNTWTNMNPPVSPPARQAHNMVYDSTNGVVVLFGGFDAPSGTYFNDLWVYSYASNTWTQVFPALSPPVRAIAAMAYDPVNQVAVLYGGAIATGSRYDVWSLQLAGSSTPNPVPSITSISPNTIAGGGPSFTLTVTGANFVPDSVVRWNGVARPTTYVRNTQLQASIPAGDIASPGSRTITVFTPSPGGGTSSGLTLTVTGPAPTVASITPNQGPPGTTVPVTITGTGFVAGAAVSLSGTGITVSGVSVSSATQLAATLTIASGAALGARDVTVSKPGGGAGTLAGGFTVVAPVTLALAYNGKLRDRVGQGNTALGPDGAFDGTLTATLSASGGRTVTALRLDSNAPGTWDTTSGGSGFWVLAVAPALDGALLNAPGTMAVNFPVANGGTFVLFASDYLNSEFLPGRTLTLT, encoded by the coding sequence ATGACGTACGACTCCATCAACCGCCGCGTTGTCCAGATGGCCGGCAGTGGCGGGAGCTACATGAATGATGTCTGGTGGTACGACGCGGCCGGCGATCTCTGGACTCAAATCGAGCCAAACTTCAGCAACGCCCAGATCGTTGACTTCGTGCCGCCCTGCCCCCGGGACGAGATGGCCATCGAGTACGACCCAGTCAATCAACTCTACTGGATGTTCGGCGGCAGCGGCTTTGCATGTGTCGGCCCGATCCGAACAGCCGGAAGTGGTACCACCACGACGACCCTCGTGGACAGCACTCTGACCGCCACCGCGGCGGACGCGTACAAGGACTGGAGCGTCCAAGGGGTCGACGCGTACAATACCTTCGCTTACGTCTCGGCCTACGATCCGGTGTCGAAGACGCTGACCCTCGCTACACCGTTCGCCGGCCTCGCTCCCGGCGGTCGGTACAATCTCTTCCCCCAGCGCGGCGGTGGCGGCACCTGGTATTACTCGCCCGTCACGCATACGTGGGGGAGTCTCACTGGTCCCCACTGGGGCTACTCCGGCCAGTCACCGGGAAGCCGCTTGAGCCCTTCTATGGCGTATTCGTCGCTTGATCAGGCCCTCGTCATGTTCGGGGGACAGGGCGCCAACGACACCTGGGCCCTGGACGTTCTCACCAAGACTTGGGTCCAGCAAATCCCCGGAGGCAGCCCGGGCTCGCCGGCGGGTCGCGCCCAGATCACGAATGCCATGGTCTACGACAGCACCAACGATGTGTTCATCCTCTTCGGCGGATGCCTCTGCAGCGGGAATGGGGGCTCTTCAGCCGGAGACACGTGGGCGTATCGCTTGTCTACCAACACATGGACCAACATGAATCCCCCCGTGAGCCCGCCCGCCCGCCAGGCGCACAACATGGTCTACGACAGCACCAACGGGGTCGTGGTGCTTTTCGGAGGCTTCGACGCGCCCAGCGGAACGTACTTCAATGATCTCTGGGTCTACAGCTACGCGAGCAACACGTGGACGCAAGTCTTCCCGGCTCTCTCACCCCCGGTCAGAGCAATCGCCGCCATGGCCTACGATCCGGTCAATCAGGTCGCAGTCCTCTACGGAGGCGCCATCGCGACAGGATCTCGGTACGACGTCTGGTCGTTGCAGCTCGCGGGCTCGAGCACCCCGAATCCGGTTCCATCTATCACCTCGATCTCGCCCAACACCATCGCCGGCGGCGGCCCAAGCTTCACCCTGACCGTGACCGGCGCAAACTTCGTCCCAGATTCCGTTGTGCGGTGGAACGGCGTCGCCCGGCCTACGACCTATGTTCGCAACACTCAGCTCCAGGCCAGCATCCCCGCCGGCGACATTGCCTCGCCTGGATCGCGGACGATCACCGTCTTCACCCCGAGTCCCGGCGGCGGCACCTCATCGGGCCTCACGCTGACCGTCACGGGTCCAGCGCCCACAGTGGCCTCGATCACGCCCAATCAGGGGCCGCCGGGCACTACCGTGCCGGTGACAATCACCGGGACCGGCTTCGTCGCCGGCGCCGCGGTGAGCCTCAGCGGGACGGGCATCACCGTGAGCGGTGTCTCGGTATCCTCAGCGACGCAGCTGGCTGCTACGCTGACCATCGCCAGCGGGGCCGCGCTCGGGGCCCGCGACGTGACCGTGAGCAAACCGGGCGGCGGGGCTGGGACTCTGGCCGGCGGCTTCACCGTGGTGGCACCCGTGACCCTGGCTCTGGCCTACAACGGCAAGCTCCGGGACCGCGTGGGGCAAGGCAACACGGCGCTGGGCCCCGACGGCGCCTTCGACGGCACCCTGACCGCGACCCTCAGCGCCAGCGGCGGACGCACCGTGACCGCCCTCCGCCTGGACAGTAACGCGCCGGGGACCTGGGACACGACCAGCGGCGGGAGCGGGTTTTGGGTGCTGGCGGTGGCCCCCGCGCTGGACGGCGCCCTGCTCAATGCCCCCGGCACCATGGCCGTCAACTTCCCCGTGGCCAACGGCGGCACGTTCGTCCTCTTCGCCTCCGACTATCTGAACTCCGAGTTCCTGCCGGGCCGGACCCTCACCCTCAC
- a CDS encoding methyltransferase domain-containing protein produces MRAGVRATLLLSRLFSSGPLAKYSTHNVHQSGSLTTCVADRVSTVPGYHALFSEFCRLQGKTVLELGCSRGYLLASLLDIESFRAIGVDRDAAALADGATRYGDRIEFVRSDDVSMPLPDASFDLAYTVDTVEHLSKPEAIFREVHRVLRPGGLFLVHFHPWFGPYGAHLSEIIPFPWPHVVFSMPTLLEAAARRYESPDYAPPFYRIDLTTGQRRENPYRGDWSYYLNPDMTIRGFRGLLRRLPFRVLHERRIGFGGKGAPLAKFLRPLAQVPGLDEFFSSAVFCVCQKSELD; encoded by the coding sequence ATGCGTGCCGGTGTCCGCGCCACCCTTCTCCTGAGTCGTCTATTTAGCTCCGGGCCATTGGCGAAATACAGCACGCACAATGTCCACCAGAGTGGTAGTTTGACCACCTGCGTGGCGGATCGCGTGTCCACAGTACCCGGGTATCACGCGCTCTTCTCGGAGTTCTGCCGCTTGCAGGGCAAAACGGTCCTTGAGCTCGGCTGCTCGCGTGGGTACCTCCTGGCCTCGCTCCTCGACATCGAATCGTTCCGCGCCATCGGCGTGGATCGGGATGCCGCGGCCCTGGCGGACGGCGCCACCCGGTACGGGGATCGTATCGAGTTCGTCCGCTCGGATGACGTCTCGATGCCCCTGCCGGATGCCAGTTTCGACTTAGCCTACACGGTGGATACGGTGGAGCATCTCTCGAAGCCCGAGGCGATCTTCCGCGAGGTGCATCGTGTGCTGCGGCCGGGGGGCCTGTTCCTCGTCCATTTTCACCCGTGGTTCGGCCCGTACGGTGCCCACTTGAGCGAAATCATCCCCTTTCCTTGGCCGCATGTGGTCTTCTCGATGCCAACCTTGCTCGAAGCTGCGGCTCGGCGCTACGAGTCGCCCGACTATGCCCCACCCTTTTATCGGATCGATCTCACCACAGGGCAGCGCCGTGAGAATCCCTACCGCGGGGATTGGAGCTACTACCTCAACCCGGACATGACGATCCGGGGTTTCCGGGGCCTCCTCCGGCGCCTACCGTTCCGCGTGCTGCACGAGCGGCGGATCGGGTTCGGAGGGAAGGGAGCACCCTTGGCCAAATTCCTGCGCCCGCTGGCGCAGGTGCCCGGTCTTGATGAGTTCTTCTCGAGCGCCGTTTTCTGTGTTTGCCAGAAGAGCGAACTCGACTGA